In the genome of Aequorivita sp. H23M31, the window ATAAAGGAAAAACTTTCCTTTTTTGATGACGTGGTTTTAAAGCATACTTCATTAAACGGGAGTGATCTTTTAACTAAATTGGAAGAAAACCATAATCTAGATCTGATCTTAATGGATATTGAAATGCCTGTTTTAAATGGTATCGAGGCCACTCAAATAGTAAAACAAAAATATCCACACATTAAAATAGTAATGCTTACAGCTTTTGACAATGACGAACATATCTTTAATGCCATAAAAGCCGGAGCAGACGGGTATCTTTTAAAGGAAATCAATCCACAGGACTTATATCAGGGGATATTGGAAACCTTAAAAGGGGGCGCGGCAATGAATCCATCCATTGCGATGAAGACTCTGAAACTTCTCAGAAAACCAATAGATATTCAGAATCCGTGTGATCAAGAAGAAATCTCGCTTTCAGATAGAGAAATTGAGGTTTTGGAGCAGTTGAGCACGGGGCTTAGTTATACCGTTATTGCCAAACATCTTTTCCTTTCGCCGAGTACGGTACGAAAGCATATTGAAAATATCTACAAAAAACTACAGGTACACAGTAAGATCGAGGCTGTTCAGAAGGCGAAAAACCATAATATTATTTAGACTTAAATACAGGTAGCTCCCTTCGTTTTTCTATAGTATTAATGATAGCACTTCAGCAATAAATGAGACTCAGATATTTATCTTAGCTGACTGGACTTTTAGGTAGATAGCTTAAAAGCAAAAAAAAAGCCATTAAACGTAAGATTAATGGCTTTTGAAAAAGATTTTTACTGATTACAGGCGAGTATATTTTTGCACTAGAACAAATTCTTCGTCGCGAGTTTCGATTTCCAAAGTTGATTGGCTCAAGGTCAGGATTTTAACAGTTTCCATCTCTTCACCAATGCCTACTGTCAAATTATTTCCATTTCGAGTATAAGGGAGAGCTTCGGTGTCAAAATTTTCGCAGTCATCACCATAATAATCTTTTATGGTAATATATTTCGAATCAAAAGTAATTACGCTTTTCAATTCACATGCATCCAAAGGCAAAGTTACATTGTTTAATTTTTGTGAAGTGATTTTCCAGCTACCGATCAAGGAGGCTGAATTATCGTCATCGTTTTTACTACATCCAACAAGAAGAACTGTCAACAACAGAGCAAGGCTTAAATTTTTTAATAATTTCATAATTTTTGGTTTTTAAGATTAAAATGACGGCAAAAATAACTTTTTTTAACTAGGAGAAAAGTAAATTTTAAGATTATAATAAACTTTCTGTTTATCAAAAATAAACTTGATTTTAATTAACTAAGAATATGTTTGTTAGATTTTTATTGGCCTTTTGGTGAATATTCATTGGTTTAACGATTCTTTAATTGATATCTTTGTCCCAATTAAAAATTAAGTTTAATCTAACCAAAAAATTATGAAAATATTTAAAAGGGGAATTTTCGTTGTGTTGATGGCTTTTGCCGTAACCATTACATCGTGCAGTAAAGATGATGACAATGGTCCTGGGGGAGGAGATAGTGTAGGAACCTTAACGGCAAAAATTAATGGGGAAAATTATCGATCTCTTCCCGAAGAGGCAGAAGCTTTTCTATATATAATAGAGGATCAACGGACTTTGGCTATTGCCGGCAGAGACGCACAAGGGCGAGAAATTGGGGTTTCTGTGAACAACTTTTCTGGAACTGGCACCTATAATATTTTCGATATGGATGGTGATCTAGGACTAGGAATGTATTTCGAAGGAGACGGAGATGCAACTCAAGGATGGCTGCTACCTGTTGAAGGTGAGGCGCCTGGAAAATTGGTAGTGACTGATTATTCAGCAGGAAACAGAATAAAAGGAACCTTTCATTTTACGGTGATGAACCCTAGTAACAATTCAATTAAAAGAATTACCGACGGTGTTTTTGATGTAAGAGTGGATTCAAACTAAGATTAATTAAGATTGTTTTCTTATCAAGAGGGCGAACTGTTAAGTGTCGCCCTTTTTTCTTGATTACATACGGGTATATTTTTGTAGATAAACGCAACCCTCACCCCGAGTCTCAACCTCCAAAGTAGATTGGGTCAACCCCAAAATTGTACCTACTATAATCTCAGAACCTGATCAATTGTCAATTTATCTCCATTTCGGGTATAAGACCTGACATTTGTCTCCTCCAGAATTTGATTTTCTCCTAGAGCTTGTTTTAGAAAGTAATTTGTTGGGTATTTATCGAAGGTGATACATTCTCCGTATGTGAGTTGGATTTCATCATTTCAGTTTAAAATAAATTGTATTTTTACCTACTTCATAATTAAATCACCACAAAACAAATCTTACGCATGAAAAAACTTTTTATCCTCACTTTTACGTGTTCCCTTATTTCATACTCTTTTATTTTTTCACAGGAAAAAAATAGTGTTGTTGATGGAATAGTTAAAGAAGCCTATGAAAATTCCCAACTTGAAACCCTCGGCCACGAATTGATGGACGATATTGGCCCACGCCTTGTTGGAACGCCACAGATGCAAAAAGCTCACGATTGGGCGATAGCAAAATATAAATCTTGGGGAATCTCTGCCGAAAACCAACAATGGGGCGAATGGAAAGGATGGGAGCGTGGCATTACGCATATTGATATGATCCATCCTCGGGTTCAAACTTTGGAAGGAACTCAGTTAGCGTGGAATCCAGGTACTTCGAAAAAGGGAGTTACTGCGGAATGTATTATTCTACCAGAGATAAAAGATTCTATTTCCTTTCAAAAATGGCTACCCACAGTAAAAGGAAAATTTGTTATGGTTGCCATGAAGCAACCTACGGGAAGACCAGATTACAACTGGGAAGAATGGGCTACGCCAGAATCTTTTGAGAAGATGAAAAAGAATAGAACCGAAATGACAAGAGCTTGGTACGCAAATATTGCAAAAAGTGGATACGACAGCAGAAGCATAATCCCAGCATTGGAAAAAGCAGGAGCTGCCGGAATCGTAGATAATTATTGGTCTAATGGTTTTGGTGTGGATAAAATATTTGGAGCTCGTACCAAAAAGATTCCTACAGTAGATATTCAGTTGGAAGATTACACCATGTTGTACCGAATGGTAGAGCACGGAGATAAACCTCAAATACATGTTGTTGCCGAATCGAAGGATTTGGGCGTAGTGCCTGCCTTTAATACAATAGCCGAAATTAAAGGAACAGAAAAACCAGAAGAATATGTAATCCTTTCCGCACATTTTGATTCGTGGGACGGTGGAACCGGAGCTACGGATAATGGAACTGGTACACTTGTAATGATGGAAGCAATGCGTATTCTTAAAAAGGTTTATCCAAACCCAAAACGTACGATTTTGGTAGGTCATTGGGGCAGTGAGGAACAAGGATTAAATGGTTCGTCTGCTTTTGTTGCAGATCATCCCGAAATCATTAAAAACATGCAAGCTTCTTTTAACCAAGATAATGGAACAGGAAGAGTTGTAAGCATTAACGGTGCTGGGTTTTTACAATCCTACGATTATATTTCACGATGGTTAAGCGCAGTTCCCGATACTATTAGAAAACATATCGAGACTTCTTTTCCAGGGTCACCCGCTCGCGGAGGTTCGGATAATGCAAGTTTTGTTGCTGCGGGAGCGCCTGGTTTTAGTTTGAGTTCGTTGAGCTGGAGCTACTGGAATTACACTTGGCACACCAATCGCGACACCTATGATAAAATTGTGTTTGATGATGTACAGAGCAACGTAATCTTAACTGCTATCTTAGCCTACATGGCTTCCGAAGATCCAGAGCGAGCTTCTTGGGAAAAGGTGAAATTGCCAATAGATAAGAAAACGGGTGAACCTCAAGAATGGCCTACCCAAAGAGTTCCTGAAAGAAAAGGAGGTCTCTAAAATCGGAAAATTTTAAACAACAAAATCCCAAATTCCAATTGCGAGCGTAGCAATCAGAATTTGGGATTTTTCATTTTAATCACTCTACCTTCTGTCAGTTCGAGCGCAGTCGAGAACGATTGTCAGTCCAACCTATCAAAAAAGAATGTCAGTTCGAGCGCAGTCGAGAACGATTGTCAATCCAACCTATCAAAAAAGAATGCCAGTTGGAGCACAGTCGAGAACGATTATTAAATCCGTCAGCTTATTTGTTATTTGAATATGTCCAGGGAGTATCAATTTCAAGGCTGTCACTTCGAGCGCAGTCGAGAACGATTGTCAGTCCAACCTATCAAAAAAGAATGTCAGTTCGAGCGCAGTCGAGAACGATTGTCAGTTCGAGCGCAGTCGAGAACGTTGTCACTTCGAGCGCAGTCGAGAACAATGTCAGTCCGAGCGCAGTCGAGAACGATTGTCAGTTCGAGCGCAGTCCAGAACGATTGTCAGTTCGAGCGCAGTCGAGAACGATTGTCAGTTCGAGCGCAGTCGAGAACTAATTTTTAGAAACTAATCCCAATTAAAGCCCAAAAGCCTCCTTCACCTCATCAACCCTATCCAACTTCTCCCACGTAAACAGCTCCACTTCCCTTTCTATTTTTCCGTTATACGGACTTTCAAAAGTTTTCTTAATGGTCTTCGGGTTTCTTCCCATATGGCCATAAGCAGCGGTTTCGGAATAAATAGGATTTCTCAATTTTAATCTTCTTTCAATAGCCGCAGGTCGCATATCAAAAATCTGGGCAACTTTTTTGGCAATCTCTCCATCAGAAAGATCTACGTTGGAAGAGTTATAAGTATTTACCAAAATGGAAGTAGGCTCTACTACACCGATAGCATAGGAAACCTGAACCAAAATTTCATCGGCAACACCCGCCGCAACTAAATTTTTTGCAATATGTCTTGAAGCATAAGCGGCGCTTCTATCAACCTTGCTCGGGTCTTTTCCGCTAAACGCTCCTCCACCGTGGGCACCTTTACCGCCGTAAGTGTCAACAATAATTTTTCTTCCCGTTAAACCCGTATCGCCGTGAGGTCCGCCGATTACAAATTTTCCTGTTGGATTTATGTGATAAATTATATCATCATTGAACAATTTCTGAACATATTCCGGAAGTTGTTTCTTAACCCGAGGAATCAGAATTTCAATAATGTCCTTTTTGATTTTCTTCAACATCGGCTCATCTTCATCAAAATCGTCGTGCTGTGTGGAAACAACAATAGCCACAATTTTCTGAGGGATATTATCATCGCTATACTCAATGGTAACCTGGCTTTTTGAATCGGGACGCAAATATTTTATTTCATCTTCTTCTCTTCTTAGAGCCGCCAATTCGATCATTATTTTATGCGAAAGATCTAACGCCAAAGGCATATAATTTTCGGTTTCTTTAGTGGCGTACCCAAACATCATTCCTTGGTCTCCAGCACCTTGTTCTTCCTTGTTCTCGCGGTCAACACCTTGGTTTATATCTTGGGATTGTTCGTGGATGAGGGAAATGACTCCGCAAGAATCTCCACTAAATTTATAAGCGCCTTTGGTATAACCTATTTTATTGATAACATCACGAGCGATGTTCTGTACGTCGAGGTAAGTATTGCTTTTTACTTCTCCTGCCAGAACAACCTGTCCAGTGGTGACTAATGTTTCACAAGCAACTTTTGATTCAGGATCAAAAGCCAAAAAATTATCTAAAAGCGCATCGCTAATCTGATCCGCAACTTTATCTGGATGTCCTTCAGAAACACTTTCCGAAGTAAATAAATATGCCATATTCTAAATTTAAAATTTTATAAAACTAGTAAGGACGTAGGACAAAAAGATATAAGACGCAGGACCAAAATATGAATTATATTAATTTAAATTTATTTAGTCTTAAGTCGCATGGCTTAAAGTCTTAAGTCGTTTAAAGAAAGGATTTGACGAATAGGACCAAGGGAAGTTTTCACTGCCTTTAGCATTTTTTATTGAGGTTGCAATCAGTCAAATCTTTCCTCTAAATTTGTGTGGCACAAATGTAAAAAATTTAAATGAACCACGATTTTATTTAAAGTTTTTTGAATGGAAAGTAAACAATAAATTCTTTCTAAGGCTATATTTGAAACTATGGAATGGAATGCCTCCTATCTGTGGAATGAATTTTTAACTGGTTAGAAAATAATTATGAAAGTAACCCTTGAAAGAAAAAACGACAACTATCTTTTTGAAGCCACAGGCGCTTCCGGTGTTCCAGTTTATATAGACAACAAGGCCGATGAGCCATCCAAAGGTGCAAGCCCTATGGAATTATTATTAATGGGCTTGGGCGGTTGTAGCGCCATAGATGTGATAATGATCCTAAAGAAGCAACGTCAGGAAATCACTTCATATAAAATGGAAGTTGAAGGTCAGCGAAGGGAAGTTCGCAAAGCGAAACCTTTCGAATCTATTCACGTAAGGTTAATTCTCGAAGGTGAAATTGAAGAGACAAAAGCCATCCGAGCCGCACAGTTGAGCTTTGAGAAATACTGTTCAGTCTCAATAACTATGGAAGCCAGCGTTAAAATTACCTATAGTATTGTTCTTAATGGGAAGGAGATAAGCGTGTAATTTTTCAATTGTTCAAACTACCGTTTCGATTTGGGATTCTTTCTTTAGGATTGCTCTATCTTTGCTGGCGTTTTAAATAATATGAAGCCATCTCTTGCCGCATTTGCAGTCTTTCTTTTTGCGTTTCCACTTTTTTCCCAAGAGGAAGAAAAGAAACCTGTATCCCTTGAAGCTGATTTTTTCTACGGGAATATTTTGGAGCATAACCCCGCTATCCAACATTTAATTACGGGTCATCCTACTGGTTTTATTCTTTCATATAACCGGAAAACCTATGGCTTTAATGAATGGGAACGCAGATATAATTATCCGGATTGGGGTTTTTCGATGACCTATCAAAATTTGCACAATGAATATTTGGGAGATGCTCTGGGAGTGTATGGGCATATAAATTGGTATTTTTTGAATAGAAACCTGAGACTTCAGGTAGGTGAGGGAATCGCATATATGTTTAAACCTTACGATACAGATTCAAATTATTATAATAATGCCTACGGAAGTCACCTAGTAAGTTCCACATTTATTAAGGGAAGTTTTATTCGTGAAAATCTTTGGAAAGGGCTGGGCTTTAATGTGGGGCTTGCTTTTATCCACTATAGCAATGGCAATCTTAAAGCTCCGAATACAAGTACAAACACTATAGCATTAAATGCGGGAATAAACTATTTACTTGACTATAAGGAGTTCCCTGAATATATTGATAAAGAGGATTCCCTCAGTTCGAGTTACGCCCAGAAAATTGCTTATAATCTTGAATTCCGAGCGGGGATAAATGAAAGTGATGTTATCGGCTCTGGGCAGGAACCTTTTTATGAAGTTTCCTTTTATGCAGACAAGCGTTTAAATTACAAAAGCACCATACAAGTGGGAGCGGAGGTGTTTTTTTCCACGTTTTTAAAAGAAGTTATCAAATTTAGATCCATCGCCTATCCCGAAGATGGACTTACTGGAAAGGAAGATTACAAACGTGTTGGAGTATTTGTAGGTCACGAATTGCGTTTTAATAAAGTTGCTGCAATTACCCAATTGGGTTATTATGTGTATTGGCCATATGAATTTGAAAATAGGATCTACGTCCGTTTAGGTTTGAAACGTTATTTCTCTGACGACCGATTTTTTGCAACAGCATCTGTCCATTCGCATTGGGCCAAGGCCGAAGCGGTGGAATTTGGTTTAGGCGTAAGATTATAAACCCTGCATTCGGTATTATTATGAAAAATCTCATATATACATTTCTGCTTTTAGTGTTGGTTAGTTGTAGCCCTGACAAATTGGGAAATTGTTTTACAAGCTCGGGTGCAATAATTCAACGGGAAATTCCAGTTTCTTCTTTCAACAAAATCACAGCTTGGGATCGCACGCGTTTATTTATACAGCAAGGAGCCGAACATAAAGTAGTGGTGGAAACAGGGTCAAACCTTATTGAGGACGTAATCGTTTCTGTCGTTGACGGAAGATTGGAAATTCGGGATAACAATTCATGCAATTTGGTACGGGATTATGGAATTACAAAGATTTACGTCACTTCCCCCAATATTACCGAGATAAGAAGTAGTACGGGATATGCCATCGAAAGTATCGGTACATTAACCTTCCCGGAGCTATCACTTCTTTCTGAAGATTTTAATTCAGGAGAATATCACACAGATGGCGATTTTAAGTTCGATCTTAATGTTGGAAAATTGAATGTGGTAGCCAATGGTATGTCCAAATTTTATTTAAGTGGAAATGCTGAAAGCGCAAGTTTCGGGCTCTATGCGGGCGATTGTAGGATTTATTCAGAAAATCTTATTGTCCAGGATTTACAATTATTTCATCGCAGTTCAGGGCCAATGGTGGTAAACCCACATCAATCTATCAAAGGGAAAATTGTGAGTATTGGAAATGTTATTTGTAAAACCCGTCCATCAATTGTTGAAGTTGAGGAACTCTATAAGGGACGGCTGGTTTTCGAATAGGCTAAATTTTAAAGCTTTATTCTTTGGATTCTAATATTCTGGGCGTGACCCGATTGCTTCGTTCCTCGCAAGCGGGTAGGGCTATCCGCTACAAGTCCTCGCTCACTCGCTGTCGCTCGCTCGCTGTGGGCTTTCCGCTTCTATCCCTGCCCGCCGATTGGCGGGCCTCACGCAAGTTGATTTTGTGTTTTTTTATTGGTTTTACCGTATAAAGAAAAATATTGTTAAAATCTCAAAAGTTTTATTGCGATTATTGAAATATTAAGAAGTCAACTCCCCAAAGAGTTTCTCTAACGTGGTGTTTTTGTTGTGAAGCTGCAAAATCTTAAGTCCGTTATCGTGGGCAAAATCAAATACTTTTCCGCGCATATCCTGTTCCGTATCAAAGTATAATTGATAAACAAAGCCTATAGGATTTTCAATCCTTCCTATTTTTGGAAGTTGCTGCAGTGCAACTTCTTCCACCCGATAATCAAACTCTACCTCTATAATCTGCTGTTTGTTCTTTTTTAGATCATCTAGTTTTTTATCCAGAACGATTTCACCTTTATTGATAATTATTACGCGGTCGCAAATGGCTTCCACTTCCTGCATAATGTGTGTAGAAAGCAAAACGGTTTTTTCCCTCCCCACATTTTTTATCAATTTCCGGATTTCAATCAACTGATTGGGATCAAGACCGGTTGTAGGCTCATCCAGGATAAGAACTTCCGGATTGTGCAGAAGCGCACACGCCAATCCTACACGTTGCCTATATCCTTTGGAAAGTTGGCCGATCTTTTTATTTGCTTCGGAAGTCAATCCCGTTTTATCGATTATCTTTTCAACTTCGTCTTTGGATATTTTATAGATTCCAGCGTTAAAGAGAAGATATTCCCGCACAAACATTTCCAGATACAAGGGATTGTGCTCTGGTAAATATCCTACGCTTCTTTTAACTTCTATATCGTCCTTCCCAATCTCAAAACCATTTACCAAAGCAGTTCCTTCCGTAGGTGAAATATAAGTGGTCAAAATCTTCATCATAGTGGATTTCCCAGCTCCATTCGGACCTAAAAAACCAACGATTTCTCCTTTCTCAATTGAAAATGAAACATTGTTCAGCGCTTTTTGTTCGCCGTAGGTTTTAGTAATATTTTCTACTTTAATGGACATATTTTGAAGCTAACAAAACTACATAAATTTTCTTGCCAAGCAGATGGGGCAACCAACATTATATTTCCGAGTAAACATCGTTAGGGTGTGAGTTATTGTCCAAGTTCGCAAGGTTAAAGTCTAAAATCAGTTTTCATTATTCCTATATTTGCCCTTTAAAATTTGGTGTCATTTTGAGGATCATTGTGGTTTAAGTTCATAATAATCCTAATTCTGAGACTTTCCTTTCTGAAAAGAAATTTATGAAAAATAAAAAGGAATTTCGCAATTGGTTGGATGCCCTAGCATTGAATCATCCATTAGTAATTGCCGGACCTTGTAGTGCTGAAACGGAAGAGCAGTTATTGGAAATTGCGCATCAGCTAAAGGATAGCAAAGTATCTATTTTACGAGCTGGTATATGGAAGCCGAGAAGTCGCCCAGGTAATTTTGAAGGTGTGGGTGAATTGGGCTTAAAGTGGCTGCAAACAGCTAAAAAGGAAACCGGTTTATTAACTACCATTGAAGTAGCAAATGCAACCCACGTGGAATTGGCCCTAAAATACGATGTCGATATTTTATGGATAGGAGCACGGACCACTGTTTCTCCTTTTATAGTTCAGGAAATTGCCGAGGCCGTAAGAGGAACTGATAAAACAATCTTGGTTAAAAACCCCGTAAATCCCGATTTGGCATTATGGTTGGGAGCAGTGGAGCGGTTTTATGAAGTTGGTATTAATAAATTGGGCGTTATCCATCGCGGATTTTCTACTTACGAGAAAACGCGGTATCGAAATAATCCGGAATGGCAAATTCCCATTGACCTTCATAACCACTTTCCAGATTTACCTTTAATTCTTGATCCCTCCCATATTGCTGGAAGACGCGATATAATCTTTGACCTTTGCCAAACAGCGCTCGACCTGAATTATGACGGTTTGATGATAGAGACCCATAACAATCCTGATAAAGCGTGGAGCGATGCAGATCAACAGATTACTCCTTTGGCACTTAAAGAAATCCTCAGCGATCTAAAAGTTAGAAAAACGGAAGGAGACCAGATTGAATTCAGGAATCAATTAAGTACGCTACGTTCCCAAATAGATTTGATAGACGATCAGATTATGGATATGCTGGGGAAACGAATGAAAATAGTAGACAGTATTGGTGGAATGAAAAAAAAGAATAATGTTGCCATTCTGCAAGTAAAACGATGGAACCAAATTCTTGAAAGAATGATCGAGCTGGGCGGAGAATATACGCTGAGTGAAGATTTTGTATTGCGAATCTATAAGGCTATCCACCAAGAATCCATTAATCATCAGAAAAAGGTTATGGATGATTAGAACTAATTTCCTCTTCCTATTGGTCAGGATAAAACGAGGGAAAATTCCGAAATCTTGATTAGTTGAAAAGATGAGTTTATTTCTGGGTGGCAATATTCTAAAATAATTGATCCACTGACTCGTCATAAAAAAACCTCCGGAAGTGGAGGTTTATTGGCATCTTTTGCGATACTTTTTATAACTGGCATCCCATAAGAGATGTTGGGGACAAAAAGTCCGTCCATCACATCAATATGAATCCAATCTGCTTCACTATTGTTAATCATTTCTATATCACGTTGTAAATTGCAGAAATCTGCTGCAAGGAGGGAAGGATAAAAGCGAATTATTTATTCGAAAATTAAATTAAAAAAGGTTCCAATAAGGATTTTATATTCTTTGGGTAATTTTGATCGTGGTCGTATAGTGACAAATAGTTGTTTAATTGAGAAAATTCATTCCGATTTTGTAAAATGGAAAAGCCTGCCCTATAGTCCTTAAAAACTCGATTTTCAATAGGCTGATTTAGAACAGTAAGTATTTGGAAGTGTCTATTGTCTTTTTTTATACTATTAAACAGCTCCTCGAGTATATTTTCGTTTCCTTCCAATACTTGAAGAAAAAAATCTTGGTTTGATAAAAGAATTCCAGTAATGTTTTTTGGAGGATTGTGTTCTAAAATAA includes:
- a CDS encoding response regulator, translating into MVKIAIVDDNTFLIHAIKEKLSFFDDVVLKHTSLNGSDLLTKLEENHNLDLILMDIEMPVLNGIEATQIVKQKYPHIKIVMLTAFDNDEHIFNAIKAGADGYLLKEINPQDLYQGILETLKGGAAMNPSIAMKTLKLLRKPIDIQNPCDQEEISLSDREIEVLEQLSTGLSYTVIAKHLFLSPSTVRKHIENIYKKLQVHSKIEAVQKAKNHNII
- a CDS encoding lipocalin-like domain-containing protein; amino-acid sequence: MKLLKNLSLALLLTVLLVGCSKNDDDNSASLIGSWKITSQKLNNVTLPLDACELKSVITFDSKYITIKDYYGDDCENFDTEALPYTRNGNNLTVGIGEEMETVKILTLSQSTLEIETRDEEFVLVQKYTRL
- a CDS encoding M20/M25/M40 family metallo-hydrolase; translated protein: MKKLFILTFTCSLISYSFIFSQEKNSVVDGIVKEAYENSQLETLGHELMDDIGPRLVGTPQMQKAHDWAIAKYKSWGISAENQQWGEWKGWERGITHIDMIHPRVQTLEGTQLAWNPGTSKKGVTAECIILPEIKDSISFQKWLPTVKGKFVMVAMKQPTGRPDYNWEEWATPESFEKMKKNRTEMTRAWYANIAKSGYDSRSIIPALEKAGAAGIVDNYWSNGFGVDKIFGARTKKIPTVDIQLEDYTMLYRMVEHGDKPQIHVVAESKDLGVVPAFNTIAEIKGTEKPEEYVILSAHFDSWDGGTGATDNGTGTLVMMEAMRILKKVYPNPKRTILVGHWGSEEQGLNGSSAFVADHPEIIKNMQASFNQDNGTGRVVSINGAGFLQSYDYISRWLSAVPDTIRKHIETSFPGSPARGGSDNASFVAAGAPGFSLSSLSWSYWNYTWHTNRDTYDKIVFDDVQSNVILTAILAYMASEDPERASWEKVKLPIDKKTGEPQEWPTQRVPERKGGL
- the metK gene encoding methionine adenosyltransferase gives rise to the protein MAYLFTSESVSEGHPDKVADQISDALLDNFLAFDPESKVACETLVTTGQVVLAGEVKSNTYLDVQNIARDVINKIGYTKGAYKFSGDSCGVISLIHEQSQDINQGVDRENKEEQGAGDQGMMFGYATKETENYMPLALDLSHKIMIELAALRREEDEIKYLRPDSKSQVTIEYSDDNIPQKIVAIVVSTQHDDFDEDEPMLKKIKKDIIEILIPRVKKQLPEYVQKLFNDDIIYHINPTGKFVIGGPHGDTGLTGRKIIVDTYGGKGAHGGGAFSGKDPSKVDRSAAYASRHIAKNLVAAGVADEILVQVSYAIGVVEPTSILVNTYNSSNVDLSDGEIAKKVAQIFDMRPAAIERRLKLRNPIYSETAAYGHMGRNPKTIKKTFESPYNGKIEREVELFTWEKLDRVDEVKEAFGL
- a CDS encoding OsmC family protein, translated to MKVTLERKNDNYLFEATGASGVPVYIDNKADEPSKGASPMELLLMGLGGCSAIDVIMILKKQRQEITSYKMEVEGQRREVRKAKPFESIHVRLILEGEIEETKAIRAAQLSFEKYCSVSITMEASVKITYSIVLNGKEISV
- a CDS encoding acyloxyacyl hydrolase is translated as MKPSLAAFAVFLFAFPLFSQEEEKKPVSLEADFFYGNILEHNPAIQHLITGHPTGFILSYNRKTYGFNEWERRYNYPDWGFSMTYQNLHNEYLGDALGVYGHINWYFLNRNLRLQVGEGIAYMFKPYDTDSNYYNNAYGSHLVSSTFIKGSFIRENLWKGLGFNVGLAFIHYSNGNLKAPNTSTNTIALNAGINYLLDYKEFPEYIDKEDSLSSSYAQKIAYNLEFRAGINESDVIGSGQEPFYEVSFYADKRLNYKSTIQVGAEVFFSTFLKEVIKFRSIAYPEDGLTGKEDYKRVGVFVGHELRFNKVAAITQLGYYVYWPYEFENRIYVRLGLKRYFSDDRFFATASVHSHWAKAEAVEFGLGVRL
- a CDS encoding head GIN domain-containing protein, yielding MKNLIYTFLLLVLVSCSPDKLGNCFTSSGAIIQREIPVSSFNKITAWDRTRLFIQQGAEHKVVVETGSNLIEDVIVSVVDGRLEIRDNNSCNLVRDYGITKIYVTSPNITEIRSSTGYAIESIGTLTFPELSLLSEDFNSGEYHTDGDFKFDLNVGKLNVVANGMSKFYLSGNAESASFGLYAGDCRIYSENLIVQDLQLFHRSSGPMVVNPHQSIKGKIVSIGNVICKTRPSIVEVEELYKGRLVFE
- the gldA gene encoding gliding motility-associated ABC transporter ATP-binding subunit GldA, whose protein sequence is MSIKVENITKTYGEQKALNNVSFSIEKGEIVGFLGPNGAGKSTMMKILTTYISPTEGTALVNGFEIGKDDIEVKRSVGYLPEHNPLYLEMFVREYLLFNAGIYKISKDEVEKIIDKTGLTSEANKKIGQLSKGYRQRVGLACALLHNPEVLILDEPTTGLDPNQLIEIRKLIKNVGREKTVLLSTHIMQEVEAICDRVIIINKGEIVLDKKLDDLKKNKQQIIEVEFDYRVEEVALQQLPKIGRIENPIGFVYQLYFDTEQDMRGKVFDFAHDNGLKILQLHNKNTTLEKLFGELTS
- a CDS encoding bifunctional 3-deoxy-7-phosphoheptulonate synthase/chorismate mutase type II, whose amino-acid sequence is MKNKKEFRNWLDALALNHPLVIAGPCSAETEEQLLEIAHQLKDSKVSILRAGIWKPRSRPGNFEGVGELGLKWLQTAKKETGLLTTIEVANATHVELALKYDVDILWIGARTTVSPFIVQEIAEAVRGTDKTILVKNPVNPDLALWLGAVERFYEVGINKLGVIHRGFSTYEKTRYRNNPEWQIPIDLHNHFPDLPLILDPSHIAGRRDIIFDLCQTALDLNYDGLMIETHNNPDKAWSDADQQITPLALKEILSDLKVRKTEGDQIEFRNQLSTLRSQIDLIDDQIMDMLGKRMKIVDSIGGMKKKNNVAILQVKRWNQILERMIELGGEYTLSEDFVLRIYKAIHQESINHQKKVMDD
- a CDS encoding BLUF domain-containing protein — encoded protein: MDHTICYISKHAPALNDKVQEDLFSFILEHNPPKNITGILLSNQDFFLQVLEGNENILEELFNSIKKDNRHFQILTVLNQPIENRVFKDYRAGFSILQNRNEFSQLNNYLSLYDHDQNYPKNIKSLLEPFLI